Proteins from a single region of Acidimicrobiales bacterium:
- a CDS encoding class I SAM-dependent methyltransferase translates to MADKSRWTALIEENPGHSTWYVERFRNMAAEGHDLHGEARLVDAMVGRESHVLDAGCGPGRVGGRLAELGHDVVGVDLDPVLIEAAVEDHPGATWIAGDLSEVDLATHGITDGFDVIVAAGNVMAFLGPSTRVPVLSNMAAHLRSEGRIVVGFGSGRDYDFDDFFADVDAAGLVVDVRLSSWDLRPFASDSDFLVAILSAA, encoded by the coding sequence ATGGCCGACAAGAGCCGGTGGACGGCACTGATCGAGGAGAACCCCGGGCACTCGACGTGGTACGTCGAGCGTTTCAGGAACATGGCCGCCGAGGGGCACGATCTGCACGGTGAGGCCCGTCTCGTCGACGCCATGGTGGGCCGGGAGAGCCACGTTCTCGACGCGGGCTGCGGGCCGGGACGCGTGGGCGGGAGACTCGCGGAGCTCGGACACGACGTGGTCGGTGTCGACCTGGACCCTGTTCTGATCGAGGCCGCCGTCGAGGACCACCCCGGCGCGACCTGGATCGCCGGCGACCTGTCGGAGGTGGATCTCGCCACTCACGGCATCACCGATGGTTTCGACGTCATCGTGGCGGCGGGAAACGTGATGGCGTTCCTGGGGCCGAGTACACGTGTGCCGGTGCTGTCCAATATGGCCGCGCACCTCCGCTCCGAGGGACGGATCGTGGTCGGTTTCGGGTCCGGGCGGGACTACGACTTCGACGATTTCTTCGCCGATGTCGATGCTGCCGGACTGGTCGTCGACGTCAGGCTCTCCTCGTGGGACCTGCGCCCCTTCGCATCCGACTCCGACTTCCTCGTCGCGATCCTCTCCGCCGCGTAG